From the genome of Lentilactobacillus buchneri, one region includes:
- the argS gene encoding arginine--tRNA ligase — protein sequence MDYKAQVTNSILSVLNDELSSAEVYEKLEKPKTLAMGDLAFPAFSLAKVFHKAPNAIAQELVEKIDQSSYEKVEAKGAYLNFFLDKGNFSNEILNEVLEEGSAYGQNDSGKGGNVPIDMSSPNIAKPISMGHLRSTVIGNSIAKLLVKNGYHPIKDNHLGDWGTQFGKLIVAYKKWGNEEDVKKDPINNLVKYYVKFHKEDKEHPELDDEARETFKKLEDGNEEEVFLWKWFRKVSLESFNKIYEKLGVTFDTYNGEAFYNDKMDEGIQILKDKGLLVESQGAQVVKLDKYNLNPALILKSDGATLYITRDIATAIYRDRTYKPAMNLYVVGAEQTYYFQQLKAVLLEMGLPSAENLHHIPFGLITVNGKKLSTRSGRIILLDEVLDDAIDLAKKQIEAKNPDLPNKDEVAKEVGVGAIIFGDLKNERTNNIDFVLEDQLRFEGETGPYVQYSHARAESILRKAGDIDLHGANKQLDDPAAWETVTALKDFPDVVKSACKDFEPSEIAKYALRLAKSFNKYYAHSKILVEDDQLAARLSLVKAVSIVLKESLNLLGVKAPDAM from the coding sequence ATGGACTACAAAGCACAGGTTACGAACTCAATTTTAAGTGTTTTAAATGACGAATTGTCGTCAGCTGAGGTTTATGAAAAGCTCGAAAAGCCTAAGACCTTAGCAATGGGTGATTTGGCATTTCCAGCATTCTCATTGGCTAAAGTTTTCCATAAGGCACCAAACGCCATTGCGCAAGAATTGGTTGAGAAAATCGATCAATCCTCTTATGAGAAGGTTGAGGCAAAGGGCGCCTATCTGAACTTCTTCTTGGATAAAGGAAACTTCAGTAATGAAATTTTGAATGAGGTTTTGGAAGAAGGCTCAGCCTATGGTCAAAACGACAGTGGTAAGGGTGGCAATGTCCCAATCGACATGTCATCACCTAACATTGCCAAGCCAATTTCAATGGGACACCTGCGTTCAACTGTGATCGGGAACTCAATTGCCAAGTTATTGGTTAAAAACGGCTATCATCCAATCAAAGATAACCATTTAGGTGACTGGGGAACCCAATTTGGTAAGCTGATCGTTGCCTACAAGAAGTGGGGTAACGAAGAAGACGTCAAGAAAGATCCCATCAACAACCTGGTGAAGTATTACGTTAAGTTCCATAAGGAAGATAAAGAACATCCTGAATTGGATGATGAAGCCCGTGAAACTTTCAAGAAGCTGGAAGACGGCAATGAAGAAGAAGTCTTTCTGTGGAAGTGGTTCCGTAAAGTTTCCCTGGAATCATTTAACAAGATCTACGAAAAATTAGGCGTGACTTTTGATACCTACAACGGTGAAGCCTTCTATAACGATAAGATGGACGAAGGAATTCAAATTCTCAAAGACAAGGGTCTGCTCGTAGAATCCCAGGGTGCTCAAGTCGTTAAGCTCGATAAATATAATTTGAATCCAGCCCTTATCTTGAAGAGTGATGGCGCCACATTGTATATTACCCGTGATATCGCCACTGCCATTTACCGTGATCGAACTTACAAACCAGCCATGAACTTATACGTTGTGGGTGCCGAACAGACTTATTACTTCCAGCAGTTGAAGGCCGTTTTACTTGAAATGGGCTTACCATCTGCCGAAAACCTGCATCATATTCCATTTGGTCTGATTACGGTTAATGGTAAGAAACTGTCAACTCGTTCCGGCCGGATCATCTTGTTGGATGAAGTGCTGGATGATGCGATTGACTTGGCCAAGAAGCAAATCGAAGCGAAGAACCCTGATTTGCCTAACAAGGATGAAGTTGCCAAAGAAGTCGGGGTTGGCGCAATTATCTTCGGTGATTTGAAGAATGAGCGAACTAACAACATTGACTTTGTGCTTGAAGACCAACTTCGCTTTGAAGGCGAAACCGGTCCTTACGTTCAATATTCACACGCCCGTGCCGAAAGTATTTTGAGAAAAGCCGGGGACATTGATCTCCACGGTGCCAACAAGCAGCTTGATGATCCAGCGGCTTGGGAAACGGTCACCGCTTTGAAGGACTTCCCAGACGTCGTTAAGAGTGCCTGCAAGGACTTTGAGCCATCAGAAATTGCCAAGTATGCCTTGAGACTTGCTAAATCCTTTAACAAGTATTATGCGCACTCAAAGATCTTGGTGGAAGACGATCAATTGGCAGCTCGTTTGTCACTGGTCAAGGCGGTTTCAATTGTTCTCAAAGAATCATTGAACTTATTGGGCGTCAAAGCACCGGACGCAATGTAA
- a CDS encoding YisL family protein: MWIILNYSCWAILFVNFIWGLTRSMKKHVIDSMMIARVFYWLIMISQVVISLRSFHRHPLLVIIGAVVTLAVIALTETAYGRKQDVNYSPKLLWLLMLATLIAVCLQTLVNY, encoded by the coding sequence ATGTGGATCATATTGAACTACAGCTGTTGGGCAATTCTATTCGTCAATTTTATCTGGGGATTGACCCGATCCATGAAAAAGCACGTCATCGATTCGATGATGATCGCCCGCGTCTTCTACTGGCTCATCATGATTAGCCAAGTCGTCATTTCACTTCGTTCATTTCACCGTCATCCACTGCTGGTTATCATTGGTGCAGTGGTGACGCTGGCAGTGATTGCATTAACCGAAACCGCTTATGGCCGAAAGCAAGACGTCAACTACAGCCCCAAACTGCTGTGGTTATTGATGCTCGCCACGCTAATCGCCGTATGCCTACAAACTTTGGTCAACTATTAA
- a CDS encoding aspartate/glutamate racemase family protein, translating into MKNFFTLIGGMGTEATETFIHILNERTQATKDQDYLNYILVNHSTVPDRTDYILDHSKPNPLIPLAEDVKQQSALHPDFFAIPCNTAHYFYDELQKLTDVPILHMPKETVAAIKDYAPNAKRVGLIATEGTLHDQIYDHEIINAGYELVKPTDKIADQTMTLIYDDIKAKNEVDEGLYHLILSQMVESLKCDIVILGCTELSVAQQRAGNHDYPVIDAQTVLADKCIELAEANRAK; encoded by the coding sequence TTGAAAAATTTCTTTACACTTATTGGTGGTATGGGCACCGAAGCAACTGAAACCTTCATTCATATTTTAAATGAGCGGACTCAGGCAACCAAGGATCAGGACTATCTGAACTATATTTTGGTCAATCATTCGACCGTTCCCGATCGGACAGACTACATTTTGGATCACTCAAAGCCCAACCCATTGATTCCGCTGGCAGAAGACGTCAAGCAGCAGAGTGCCCTACATCCCGATTTTTTTGCGATTCCTTGCAATACTGCTCATTACTTCTATGATGAGCTCCAGAAACTCACGGATGTGCCGATCTTGCATATGCCAAAGGAAACCGTTGCAGCCATTAAGGATTACGCGCCGAATGCCAAACGGGTCGGTTTAATCGCCACAGAAGGCACCTTACATGATCAAATTTATGATCATGAAATTATTAATGCCGGCTATGAATTAGTTAAGCCAACCGACAAGATTGCTGATCAGACGATGACCTTAATCTATGATGATATCAAGGCCAAAAACGAGGTCGATGAGGGATTGTATCACCTGATTCTTTCTCAAATGGTTGAATCGTTAAAATGTGACATCGTTATTTTAGGCTGTACTGAACTGTCAGTTGCCCAGCAGCGGGCGGGTAATCACGATTATCCAGTGATTGACGCCCAGACGGTTTTGGCTGATAAGTGTATTGAGTTGGCCGAGGCAAATCGGGCAAAATAA
- a CDS encoding carboxylate--amine ligase: protein MKNKQLDFTPVLLGSDFNAYGMARSLYEIYGKPVKAFAQTQLAPTRFTKIVDLELIPGFSEDPVWIDTMKQLKKRYANHQEPVILIGCGDGYAELIAKHKAELEDVFICPYIDYDLLKKLNDKENFYKMCDQYDLPYPKTKIISKAMYASGEPIEQPFGYPVALKPANSVEWLDIHFEGRKKAFIIKSEAEFQEIVAKSYDNGYTSDFILQDFIPGDDSNMRTLNVYVDKNHQVKLMCLGHPLLEDPAPAAIGNYVAIIPEFNQEIYNKVQAFLEKINFHGYANFDLKFDHRDNSYKLFEINLRTGRSSFFVTLNGHHLADWVIQDYVFDSLKDQSTLYANKDPRQYFLWLGVTPKIFEKYAKDNAAKKQAMEMINEGRYGDTFWYAKDKNIKRFALYKWMMHNYAKSFKTYFVEK from the coding sequence ATGAAAAATAAGCAGCTTGATTTTACGCCCGTTCTGTTAGGCAGTGACTTTAACGCCTACGGGATGGCCAGAAGTTTATACGAAATTTATGGCAAGCCGGTCAAAGCATTTGCCCAAACCCAGTTGGCACCGACGCGCTTCACCAAAATTGTTGATTTGGAACTGATTCCCGGTTTTAGTGAGGATCCAGTCTGGATTGATACGATGAAGCAGCTTAAGAAACGTTATGCCAATCATCAAGAACCGGTGATTTTAATTGGTTGTGGGGATGGCTATGCGGAACTCATTGCCAAACATAAAGCAGAATTAGAAGATGTCTTCATTTGTCCATACATTGACTATGATTTACTTAAGAAGCTCAACGACAAGGAAAACTTCTACAAGATGTGTGATCAATACGACCTGCCATACCCGAAAACGAAGATCATTTCCAAAGCCATGTATGCTTCGGGCGAGCCGATTGAACAGCCATTTGGCTATCCGGTTGCGCTGAAGCCGGCCAATAGTGTTGAGTGGCTTGATATTCACTTTGAAGGACGCAAAAAGGCGTTTATCATTAAGAGTGAAGCAGAATTTCAGGAGATTGTTGCCAAGAGTTATGATAACGGTTATACATCCGACTTCATTCTCCAAGACTTCATCCCTGGTGACGACAGTAATATGCGCACTTTAAACGTCTATGTCGATAAGAATCATCAAGTTAAATTGATGTGTCTGGGTCATCCACTACTGGAAGATCCAGCGCCGGCAGCGATTGGGAATTATGTCGCAATCATTCCTGAATTTAATCAGGAAATCTACAACAAAGTTCAGGCGTTCCTCGAAAAAATTAATTTCCACGGTTATGCCAATTTTGATTTGAAATTTGACCACCGAGACAATTCTTACAAATTGTTTGAAATCAATTTGCGGACTGGCCGGAGCAGTTTCTTCGTAACCTTGAACGGCCATCATTTAGCTGATTGGGTGATTCAAGATTACGTCTTCGATTCACTGAAGGACCAGTCGACCTTGTATGCCAACAAGGACCCACGCCAATATTTCCTGTGGCTTGGTGTCACGCCAAAGATCTTTGAAAAGTACGCCAAAGACAATGCTGCCAAAAAGCAAGCCATGGAAATGATCAACGAAGGCCGTTATGGCGACACTTTCTGGTACGCCAAGGACAAAAATATCAAACGTTTTGCATTATATAAGTGGATGATGCACAATTATGCCAAGAGCTTTAAGACATACTTTGTCGAAAAATAA
- a CDS encoding UDP-N-acetylmuramoyl-L-alanyl-D-glutamate--2,6-diaminopimelate ligase, protein MAQITVAEVLVLLKEHNLLLESQLSSSSHPFDQISYNSKSVTDNCLFFCKGNFKSAYLDDARQNGATAYMSEKTYQNAGIPGIIVKNIQKAMSLVSAAFFGFPQDQLPTIAYTGTKGKTTSAYFTKAILDQTYQRKVALSSTINTVVGLKPEDVVKSNLTTPESLDLFTMMRKAADNGMSHLVMEVSSQAYKKNRVYGLHYDVGVFLNISPDHIGRNEHPTFADYLHCKEQLLVNSDVCVLNADGTHLTDIFYAAKATTQPENIFIYGRAGQNQETEFPVDVEYRSLKDSLTENQIQVTARTAKAKQLNIDGVYRIGIPGDYNEGNAVAAAITSALMGAKPTEIAYGLANTTVPGRMEIYQTHDHGTVYVDYAHNYGSLHSVLDFLKKQAPNGKVTVITGSTGDKGIDRREGLGKAINEAADQAYLTTDDPATEDPQQIAKEIAAHIDTSKVATTYIPDRKQAITKAVSESQKGDLVVVAGKGHDQYQKINGKNVPYEGDAAIVKNLVKGL, encoded by the coding sequence TTGGCACAAATTACTGTTGCTGAGGTTTTAGTTTTACTCAAAGAACATAATTTATTGCTTGAAAGTCAATTGAGCAGCTCAAGTCATCCCTTTGACCAGATTTCATATAACTCTAAATCGGTCACTGACAACTGTTTGTTCTTCTGTAAGGGGAACTTCAAATCTGCGTATCTGGATGATGCCAGACAGAATGGCGCCACCGCGTACATGTCCGAAAAGACATACCAAAATGCCGGCATTCCAGGCATTATTGTTAAGAATATCCAAAAAGCAATGTCGCTCGTAAGTGCGGCATTTTTTGGGTTTCCACAAGATCAATTGCCAACGATTGCCTACACTGGGACAAAGGGGAAAACGACATCTGCTTACTTTACCAAAGCAATTCTGGATCAAACTTATCAGCGAAAGGTTGCTTTATCCTCAACCATCAATACGGTTGTCGGATTAAAGCCCGAAGATGTTGTTAAATCAAATTTAACGACTCCTGAATCGTTGGATTTGTTTACCATGATGCGAAAAGCCGCTGATAATGGCATGAGTCATTTAGTGATGGAAGTTTCATCTCAAGCCTACAAGAAGAATCGGGTTTATGGTCTGCATTACGATGTTGGGGTTTTTCTCAACATTTCACCTGACCATATTGGTCGCAACGAGCACCCAACTTTTGCTGACTATTTGCACTGCAAAGAACAGTTGTTGGTTAATTCCGACGTTTGTGTGCTTAACGCTGACGGGACACATTTAACCGACATCTTTTACGCGGCTAAAGCAACCACCCAACCTGAAAATATCTTTATTTATGGACGGGCTGGGCAGAATCAGGAAACTGAATTTCCAGTAGATGTCGAGTATCGATCGTTAAAGGATTCGCTGACGGAAAATCAAATCCAAGTGACTGCCCGAACCGCCAAGGCGAAGCAATTGAACATTGACGGTGTATACCGGATTGGAATTCCTGGAGATTATAACGAAGGCAATGCAGTTGCCGCTGCGATTACCAGCGCCTTGATGGGGGCCAAACCGACCGAGATCGCTTATGGTCTGGCCAATACCACGGTTCCCGGGCGAATGGAAATTTATCAGACCCATGATCACGGAACGGTTTACGTTGACTATGCCCACAACTATGGCAGTTTACATTCCGTTCTCGATTTCTTGAAAAAACAGGCTCCTAACGGTAAAGTGACGGTTATCACCGGCAGCACGGGTGATAAGGGAATTGATCGTCGCGAGGGCCTTGGCAAAGCAATCAACGAGGCTGCCGATCAGGCTTATTTAACGACCGATGACCCGGCAACCGAGGATCCGCAACAAATCGCCAAAGAAATTGCTGCTCATATCGATACCTCAAAAGTGGCTACAACCTACATCCCCGACCGCAAGCAAGCCATTACCAAGGCCGTTTCCGAAAGTCAGAAGGGTGACTTGGTAGTGGTTGCCGGTAAAGGTCATGATCAATATCAAAAGATTAATGGCAAAAACGTTCCGTATGAAGGCGATGCGGCAATTGTTAAAAATCTTGTGAAAGGACTCTAG
- the asnB gene encoding asparagine synthase (glutamine-hydrolyzing), whose amino-acid sequence MCGFVGYVNQKDVPEGTINSMADRIKHRGPDDEAYFSDDNVSMGFRRLSIIDLAHGRQPMFNADQTKVLTFNGEIYNYKEIREELRDLGYVFKTDVDSEVLVYGYEEWGPALLDKLRGMFAFVIYDKKNNEVFGARDHFGIKPLYYYDDGDTFLWGSEIKAFLEHPNFKKELNLRLLPIHLSFEFIPSRETMFKHVYKLLPGQYFLHKNGKTETHRYYKFNYDHIDNSQTIEGDADKIGKLIDDSVKAHMIADVEVGSFLSSGIDSSYVLNEAAKLKPIQSFSIGFHHSKYSELAWSTEFAKTINQKNTPIYMNGDDYFNFLPTMMYYMDEPLSNPAAIQLYYLSKDTSKHVKVALSGEGADEFFGGYNTYLEAIPFDRYQKYVPKPVRKGLAAVAKRLPRFHGKRFLVRGAQPLSERYYRVNYVFNYDDRNRVLKDPSINTDSGAYTKHIFDDVKGKDEMTQMEYFDINTWLPFDILHKADRMSMCNSLEVRVPFVDKEVAKFAETMPVKTRITPDETKIALRTSAEREMPKKTALKEKLGFPSPIASWINDPKYHERIVNAFHSDTGKKFFNTNELDRLLKEHAEGKSNMQKIFTIYTFILWYQVYFPEDTTENTVSLVHRTQI is encoded by the coding sequence ATGTGCGGATTTGTTGGTTACGTTAACCAAAAAGATGTTCCAGAAGGTACCATTAACAGCATGGCTGATCGGATCAAGCATCGTGGCCCCGATGACGAAGCTTATTTCTCCGACGACAATGTTTCAATGGGATTTCGTCGACTTTCAATCATTGATTTAGCACATGGCCGTCAGCCAATGTTCAACGCTGACCAAACTAAAGTACTGACTTTTAATGGTGAAATTTACAATTATAAAGAAATTCGTGAAGAACTTCGCGATTTGGGATATGTTTTCAAGACTGATGTTGATTCAGAAGTTTTGGTATACGGCTACGAAGAATGGGGCCCAGCCTTATTAGACAAGCTTCGCGGCATGTTTGCATTTGTGATTTATGATAAGAAGAACAATGAGGTCTTCGGTGCCCGGGATCACTTCGGAATTAAGCCACTGTACTATTACGATGATGGTGATACGTTCCTTTGGGGATCTGAAATCAAAGCATTTCTGGAGCATCCCAACTTCAAAAAGGAACTGAATTTGCGCTTACTGCCAATTCACTTGAGCTTTGAATTTATTCCTTCCAGAGAAACCATGTTCAAGCACGTCTACAAACTTTTGCCAGGCCAATATTTCCTTCATAAAAACGGCAAAACTGAAACCCATCGTTACTACAAATTCAACTACGATCATATTGACAATAGCCAAACCATTGAAGGAGACGCCGACAAAATTGGTAAGTTGATTGATGATTCTGTTAAGGCCCACATGATTGCCGATGTCGAAGTTGGTAGTTTTCTGTCCAGTGGAATTGATTCAAGCTACGTATTAAACGAAGCTGCCAAATTAAAGCCGATCCAGTCCTTCTCGATTGGTTTCCACCACTCCAAATATAGTGAGTTGGCTTGGTCGACTGAGTTTGCCAAGACCATTAACCAAAAGAATACGCCAATCTACATGAATGGCGATGATTACTTCAATTTCCTGCCAACTATGATGTACTACATGGATGAGCCGCTTTCTAATCCAGCGGCCATTCAGCTGTATTATTTATCAAAGGACACTTCTAAGCACGTCAAGGTTGCTTTGTCCGGTGAAGGGGCCGACGAATTCTTTGGTGGCTACAACACCTATCTGGAAGCTATCCCATTCGATCGTTATCAGAAGTATGTGCCAAAGCCGGTTCGTAAGGGGCTGGCTGCAGTTGCCAAACGGCTGCCTCGTTTCCACGGTAAACGCTTCTTGGTTCGTGGTGCCCAGCCGTTGAGTGAACGGTACTATCGTGTGAACTACGTCTTTAATTACGACGACCGCAATCGCGTGTTAAAAGATCCTTCAATTAACACAGATTCAGGCGCCTACACCAAGCACATCTTTGATGATGTCAAGGGCAAAGACGAAATGACCCAAATGGAGTACTTTGATATTAACACTTGGCTGCCATTCGACATTCTCCACAAGGCAGACCGGATGAGTATGTGTAATTCATTGGAAGTTCGGGTGCCATTCGTTGATAAGGAAGTTGCCAAATTTGCTGAAACCATGCCAGTCAAGACACGAATTACACCGGATGAGACCAAAATTGCGTTGAGAACTTCAGCAGAACGGGAAATGCCTAAGAAGACTGCTCTTAAAGAGAAGCTCGGATTCCCATCTCCAATTGCCAGCTGGATTAATGATCCTAAGTATCACGAACGAATTGTGAATGCTTTCCATTCTGATACAGGTAAAAAGTTCTTCAATACCAACGAATTGGATCGTCTGTTGAAGGAGCATGCTGAAGGTAAGTCCAACATGCAGAAGATTTTCACCATCTATACCTTTATCCTCTGGTATCAAGTTTACTTCCCAGAAGATACAACTGAGAACACGGTCAGCTTGGTTCATCGTACCCAGATTTAG
- a CDS encoding universal stress protein — translation MYDNILVPLDGSKNSQQALEEACKLAKQFDSKLQLVTVINNTNFYYGAGAAGMPPSMYDDQHKIAENIIDEAKKYADSQGVKYETAIDIGNPKNIIAHVYPDEHDVDLIVIGKSGVDAINRLLIGSTTAFVVRNATTKVLVVNTKG, via the coding sequence ATGTATGACAACATTTTGGTACCACTTGATGGAAGTAAAAATTCTCAACAGGCACTGGAAGAAGCTTGCAAGTTGGCCAAACAATTTGATTCAAAGCTCCAGTTGGTAACGGTTATTAACAACACCAACTTCTACTATGGTGCAGGGGCAGCCGGCATGCCGCCAAGCATGTATGACGACCAGCACAAGATCGCCGAGAACATTATTGACGAAGCCAAGAAGTATGCTGATTCACAAGGTGTTAAATATGAAACAGCCATTGATATCGGCAACCCAAAGAACATTATCGCGCACGTTTACCCGGATGAGCACGATGTAGATTTGATTGTGATTGGTAAGTCAGGTGTCGATGCGATTAACCGACTGTTGATTGGTTCTACCACGGCCTTTGTTGTTCGAAACGCAACAACGAAAGTTTTGGTTGTTAATACTAAAGGCTAA
- a CDS encoding S53 family peptidase, which yields MRGKRLVVGILSGIFVIAGSVSTSAKSNTYTMPKVSLSKTVVANIALKPQSSSQLTDYVYDTVDPSSPNYHQYLTPGEFASQFGRPTTDINDFKSYLGKYHLKASVYPGNLAIKVVGTRKNLIRAFNAKQVKVSKKDYRTKVKLPAKLSAQTVSVIGVYATKPKSKKTSLAVTPSLPQNPTPPNTDLSKTSFAKKYGALKFADHYQVSDLYKQGLTGQGQRIGIIAMDDFNAKDVLKYWQQTGVNADPSRINKIYSIDGAKTGHLILSMGLNPAQIESTLDVNQSGAVAPDAKIDAYIGLSLKNVTSTTSSYYTAFMQAVSDDRDKQISTSFSPNTELASQWEQGASASLGEYNDAFNLLLEQAAVQGISVFRASGDYGPRELALKQFNHVFSTSPYQVITGGTTLPYTRITDGRLITIDKERAWGDTYSNPQTKPANYGGSGGGFSILNPTPRYQQGFSGVNTFRAIDLLKYKRGGFLVNKDPQIIIGKGSGRNVPDVSANADSYTGYATYVSGQDLAYAKDGKTVISVPVKQWTVNGGTSFVSPQMAGANAVMNSGTTSPIGFWNPQIYQFAVQADSPFTVLDDADNNNNLYYTGQPGKLYNQATGLGTVNFAKLYTKFSSEGAH from the coding sequence ATGAGGGGCAAAAGATTAGTTGTGGGCATATTGAGCGGGATTTTTGTGATTGCTGGCAGTGTGTCGACCAGTGCAAAATCCAACACGTACACGATGCCAAAAGTTTCACTATCGAAAACAGTTGTGGCAAATATTGCTTTAAAACCACAAAGCTCATCCCAACTGACGGATTATGTCTATGACACCGTCGATCCAAGTTCACCAAATTATCATCAATACTTAACGCCGGGCGAATTTGCCAGTCAATTTGGCCGCCCGACGACAGACATCAACGATTTTAAAAGTTACTTAGGGAAATATCATCTCAAGGCATCCGTCTATCCGGGAAACTTGGCCATCAAAGTCGTTGGCACTCGGAAGAATTTGATTCGGGCATTTAACGCCAAACAAGTGAAGGTCAGTAAAAAAGATTATCGAACCAAAGTTAAATTACCGGCAAAGCTTTCGGCCCAAACAGTCAGTGTCATCGGTGTGTACGCAACGAAACCAAAAAGTAAGAAGACAAGTCTTGCAGTAACACCATCTCTCCCACAAAACCCGACTCCTCCAAATACCGATTTGAGTAAAACCAGTTTTGCTAAAAAGTATGGTGCTTTAAAATTTGCTGATCATTATCAGGTTAGTGATTTATATAAACAAGGTTTGACCGGTCAAGGACAGCGAATTGGCATTATTGCCATGGACGACTTTAATGCCAAAGACGTGCTCAAATATTGGCAGCAAACCGGTGTCAACGCCGACCCCAGCCGGATTAATAAAATTTATTCAATTGACGGTGCCAAGACTGGTCACTTGATCCTGTCGATGGGATTGAACCCAGCTCAAATTGAATCAACGCTGGATGTTAACCAGTCTGGGGCCGTCGCACCCGATGCCAAAATCGATGCTTATATCGGCCTATCATTAAAAAACGTCACTTCAACGACATCATCTTATTACACCGCCTTTATGCAGGCCGTTTCGGATGATCGTGATAAACAAATTTCAACCAGCTTTTCACCCAACACGGAGCTTGCCAGTCAATGGGAACAAGGTGCCAGTGCCTCTTTGGGTGAGTACAACGACGCCTTTAATCTGCTGTTGGAACAAGCAGCTGTTCAGGGCATCTCAGTCTTTCGGGCAAGTGGCGACTATGGTCCGCGTGAATTGGCCCTTAAACAATTCAACCACGTTTTCTCAACTTCGCCATATCAAGTCATTACCGGCGGCACCACATTACCCTATACTAGAATTACCGATGGCCGCTTAATCACCATTGATAAGGAACGGGCTTGGGGCGACACATACAGCAATCCACAAACCAAACCGGCGAATTATGGCGGCAGCGGCGGCGGATTTTCAATTTTGAACCCGACTCCCCGCTACCAGCAAGGATTTTCCGGCGTTAACACCTTCCGGGCAATCGATCTGCTCAAATATAAGCGCGGTGGTTTCTTAGTGAATAAAGATCCGCAAATTATCATTGGCAAGGGGTCTGGTCGAAACGTTCCCGATGTTTCAGCCAATGCCGACAGTTACACTGGTTACGCGACCTACGTCTCCGGGCAAGACCTCGCCTATGCCAAGGATGGCAAAACGGTCATCAGCGTTCCAGTCAAACAATGGACAGTCAACGGCGGCACCAGCTTTGTATCGCCACAAATGGCTGGTGCCAACGCGGTGATGAACAGCGGGACAACTTCGCCAATCGGCTTTTGGAACCCACAAATCTATCAATTTGCGGTGCAAGCTGATTCACCCTTTACTGTGCTTGACGATGCTGACAACAATAATAACCTGTATTACACCGGCCAACCTGGTAAACTTTACAATCAAGCCACTGGACTAGGAACCGTCAACTTCGCCAAATTGTATACCAAGTTCTCGTCAGAGGGTGCCCATTAA
- a CDS encoding MarR family winged helix-turn-helix transcriptional regulator, whose product MPQTQPIRLDSQLCFQVYSANKKFNHFYQQALKPFDLTYPQYIAMLTLWQYAPLSVKQLGEYLHLDSGTLTPLLKRLENHGWITRSRCEADERTVVIQLTDKAKEQQDNVFSRVNSCFDVLGLTPAEKETCSQTMATIEQKLDLYNQTQI is encoded by the coding sequence ATGCCTCAAACCCAACCAATTCGCTTGGACAGCCAATTGTGTTTCCAAGTCTACTCAGCGAACAAAAAATTTAATCATTTTTATCAGCAGGCACTGAAGCCTTTTGATTTAACTTACCCACAGTATATTGCGATGCTGACTCTGTGGCAATATGCACCGCTCTCAGTGAAGCAATTGGGCGAATACCTCCACCTGGACAGCGGCACGTTAACCCCATTACTCAAGCGGCTGGAAAATCATGGCTGGATCACCCGCTCCCGTTGCGAAGCAGACGAGCGAACCGTTGTCATCCAGTTAACCGATAAAGCCAAAGAGCAACAGGACAATGTCTTCAGTCGTGTGAACAGCTGCTTTGATGTTTTGGGATTAACCCCAGCTGAAAAAGAAACTTGTTCTCAGACGATGGCGACCATTGAACAAAAGCTTGATTTGTACAATCAAACACAGATCTAA